From a region of the Solanum stenotomum isolate F172 chromosome 2, ASM1918654v1, whole genome shotgun sequence genome:
- the LOC125854484 gene encoding uncharacterized TPR repeat-containing protein At1g05150-like produces the protein MATRGSRSEKVKRIFQQFDGNHDGGLNREEMAALVVAVNPRVKFSEEQINAILDEVFRTYSEFIDGEKGLTYEGLLRTYDDGAGDVDRDFDALGLELKPEDNAGTSIAAEEASSSSIADERVMEPHKKQRTAAWAASPNHGIVFDDTWKLVDDLEILIKRLKSKQSKDGKLKNDNSDVYSEGWSRELGPSTEITDKRVNWEETGHDYAVFVKELGVLRSRADGSRSREEAFDGHMAIGRVLYDQHLFKEALVSFKRACELQPADVRPHFRAGNCLYVLGRHSESKEEFLLALEAAEASGSQWAYLLPQIHVNLGIALEGEGMVISACEHYREAAILCPTHFRALKLLGSALFGVGEYKAAVKALEEAIYMKSDYADAHCDLASALHAMGDDDNAIKEFQRAIDLKPGHVDALYNLGGLYMDMGRYQRASEMYTRVLSVWPNHWRAQLNKAVALLGAGETEEAKKALKEALKMTNRVELHDAVAHLKQLQKKKLKGNGGGNGEEAFIIVEPSKFKSVGEKTTLRADLSTALDIRSFQRITRLNRCDVDEIKKEINETDVPMSYSGGVPEKSIRKASLEEILHRLLKFLKPETFIGAVKAINQKVLSVLDESESGRLDLGMFFAVLAPVCGGSPDKRKRIAYEALLWRPVNEGSSQIRKTDAQRYIKLLRAIYIPSQGASEMLEIHGEMDTSLVSLAEFTAMFDDPDWGFGIMSTLLKLEMGDRNRHGSHVCATCRYPIIGSRFKEIKSHFSLCSQCYSEGKVPPTSKLEEYRFKEYASEAEAVKDKCMWFGIHSKGSSSPAAS, from the coding sequence ATGGCTACGAGGGGAAGCAGATCGGAGAAGGTGAAGAGGATTTTTCAGCAATTTGATGGTAACCATGACGGGGGTCTTAATCGAGAGGAAATGGCAGCTTTGGTGGTCGCTGTAAACCCTAGGGTTAAGTTTAGCGAAGAGCAAATTAATGCTATTCTCGATGAGGTTTTCCGTACGTACAGCGAGTTTATTGATGGTGAAAAGGGGCTTACTTATGAGGGACTTTTGCGTACCTATGATGATGGTGCTGGTGATGTTGATCGTGATTTTGACGCGCTTGGGCTTGAGCTTAAGCCGGAGGATAATGCTGGAACTTCAATTGCTGCGGAAGAGGCTTCGTCGTCGTCGATTGCGGATGAGAGAGTGATGGAGCCGCATAAGAAACAGCGGACTGCAGCTTGGGCAGCTTCTCCGAATCATGGCATTGTGTTTGATGATACTTGGAAGCTTGTAGATGACCTTGAGATATTGATCAAGAGGCTTAAATCGAAACAATCAAAAGATGGGAAGCTGAAGAATGATAATTCTGATGTTTATTCGGAAGGTTGGTCGAGGGAATTAGGGCCTTCGACTGAGATTACGGATAAACGGGTTAATTGGGAGGAGACTGGACATGACTATGCTGTGTTTGTGAAGGAGTTGGGTGTGTTGAGGTCGAGGGCTGATGGGTCGAGGTCAAGGGAAGAAGCTTTTGATGGTCACATGGCAATTGGCAGGGTTTTGTATGATCAACATTTGTTTAAGGAAGCACTGGTGAGCTTTAAGAGAGCTTGTGAGTTGCAGCCTGCTGATGTTAGGCCACATTTCAGGGCTGGCAATTGCTTGTATGTGCTCGGAAGACATAGTGAGTCGAAAGAGGAGTTCTTGCTGGCATTGGAGGCTGCTGAAGCTAGCGGCAGTCAGTGGGCTTATTTGCTTCCTCAGATTCATGTGAATTTGGGAATTGCTCTTGAAGGCGAAGGTATGGTTATTAGTGCCTGTGAACATTATAGAGAGGCTGCTATTTTGTGTCCTACTCATTTTAGAGCTTTGAAACTTTTGGGTAGTGCACTTTTTGGCGTGGGTGAGTATAAGGCAGCAGTTAAGGCATTAGAAGAGGCCATTTATATGAAGAGTGACTATGCTGATGCACATTGTGATCTTGCTTCTGCGTTGCACGCAATGGGTGATGATGATAATGCTATTAAGGAGTTTCAGAGAGCTATTGATTTGAAACCTGGCCATGTTGATGCCTTGTACAATTTAGGTGGACTTTACATGGATATGGGTAGATATCAGCGTGCTTCAGAGATGTACACTAGGGTACTAAGTGTTTGGCCGAATCACTGGAGAGCACAGCTCAATAAGGCTGTGGCTTTATTGGGGGCTGGGGAAACTGAGGAAGCTAAGAAAGCTTTGAAAGAAGCTCTGAAGATGACAAACAGAGTGGAATTGCATGATGCAGTAGCACATTTGAAACAACTTCAGAAAAAGAAGTTGAAGGGGAATGGTGGTGGCAATGGGGAGGAGGCCTTTATCATTGTTGAACCCTCTAAGTTCAAGTCCGTGGGTGAGAAAACCACATTGAGAGCAGATTTATCTACTGCTCTCGATATTAGAAGTTTTCAGAGGATTACTCGTCTTAATCGTTGTGATGTTGATGAGATAAAGAAGGAAATAAATGAAACTGATGTACCAATGTCTTATTCCGGTGGTGTACCTGAAAAGTCAATACGCAAGGCTTCACTGGAAGAGATTCTGCACAGATTGCTTAAATTCTTGAAGCCTGAAACCTTTATAGGTGCTGTTAAAGCCATTAACCAGAAAGTTCTCTCTGTTTTAGATGAGTCAGAATCAGGTCGGCTGGATCTGGGCATGTTCTTTGCTGTTCTTGCTCCTGTCTGTGGAGGATCACCAGACAAAAGAAAACGCATTGCATATGAGGCGCTTTTGTGGCGTCCTGTGAATGAGGGTAGCAGCCAAATAAGGAAAACTGATGCTCAAAGGTACATTAAACTGCTGAGAGCTATTTACATTCCTTCCCAAGGAGCAAGTGAAATGCTAGAAATTCACGGGGAGATGGACACATCATTAGTGTCTTTAGCAGAATTCACTGCAATGTTTGATGATCCTGATTGGGGTTTTGGTATAATGTCCACTTTGCTGAAGCTTGAAATGGGGGATAGGAATCGTCATGGTAGCCATGTTTGTGCAACTTGTCGTTACCCAATCATTGGGTCTCGCTTTAAGGAGATAAAATCACATTTTAGCTTGTGCAGTCAGTGTTACAGTGAAGGAAAAGTACCCCCAACCAGCAAGCTAGAAGAGTACAGATTTAAAGAATATGCTAGTGAAGCTGAGGCAGTGAAAGATAAGTGCATGTGGTTCGGAATCCATTCTAAAGGCTCCTCCTCTCCTGCTGCTTCCTAG
- the LOC125855331 gene encoding uncharacterized protein LOC125855331, with protein MGKKKFIDKKKSATFQLFACDSSDPAYESGSSGADRVFVRVDNNTSYSVDAFHSADQFNPDDPNSIYADAPEDEEEYNGWAAGYSGTGNQTVLLPDDVRKEILELGFPDDGYNYLHHLREIKNTGGGSAYYENPKAKFNELPRDVKAYDASRVAVAKVDDDSNEKYVYNVAAKTVGVRVQKAVDPEVAALLDDSDLSRFGSDEEDLELEEDFVITANLPDEADTVELDKNLSLLERSDVDKLGSNDTAGHVQRNEAKFATIEEKPRARRPLDEQFDMLELEEYGSDTEEEYDGDMIEENECHESLAEKLNHAFKECAIDGLELNNYGPDNAELLEPEADVINRCREYAEKYENEGPEEEAAIFDESSSDSEVWDCETIVSTYSNLDNHPGKIVAPEARRKKLLPAISEASPIISLKGKANLPVDYLPSKGKHALLKEDKKKQGSEKEGKDNSMKEQLKRKQHGQESKEEKKERKAAVKEERREARRMKKETKELYKCEAQRAQKVAAFTGPSAIHLM; from the exons ATGGGGAAGAAAAAGTTCATCGACAAGAAGAAATCAGCTACTTTTCAGTTATTCGCCTGTGATTCATCGGATCCGGCTTACGAATCCGGGTCCTCCGGCGCTGACAGAGTGTTCGTCAGAGTTGACAACAATACATCCTACTCAGTCGACGCCTTTCACTCCGCCGATCAATTTAACCCAGATGACCCGAATTCGATATACGCGGATGCTCCGGAAGATGAAGAGGAGTACAATGGGTGGGCAGCTGGGTATTCGGGTACCGGAAATCAAACTGTGCTGTTACCTGATGATGTTAGAAAGGAGatattggagctagggtttcctGATGATGGGTATAATTACTTACATCACTTGAGGGAGATTAAGAATACTGGTGGAGGCTCTGCTTATTATGAGAATCCTAAAGCTAAGTTTAATGAGCTTCCTCGTGATGTTAAG GCATATGATGCTTCAAGAGTTGCGGTTGCAAAAGTGGATGATGATTCCAATGAGAAATATGTATACAATGTGGCAGCCAAGACGGTAGGGGTAAGAGTTCAGAAGGCAGTGGATCCTGAAGTTGCTGCTTTGCTAGATGACAGTGATTTGTCACGTTTTGGGTCTGATGAGGAGGATTTAGAGTTGGAAGAAGATTTTGTTATCACGGCAAACCTACCCGATGAGGCAGATACTGTGGAACTTGACAAGAATTTAAGCTTGCTAGAGAGATCAGACGTTGACAAACTAGGAAGCAATGATACGGCTGGACATGTGCAGAGAAATGAGGCCAAATTTGCGACTATTGAAGAGAAGCCAAGAGCACGCCGCCCTCTGGATGAACAGTTTGATATG CTTGAACTTGAAGAGTATGGATCTGATACCGAAGAAGAATATGATGGTGATATGATTGAGGAAAATGAATGTCACGAATCCCTTGCAGAAAAGCTTAATCATGCATTTAAGGAGTGTGCCATTGATGGCTTGGAACTCAATAATTATGGACCAGATAATGCAGAATTGCTTGAACCTGAAGCTGATGTCATAAACAGGTGCAGAGAATATGCAGAGAAGTATGAAAATGAAGGTCCAGAGGAAGAAGCAGCTATTTTTGATGAAAGCAGCAGTGACTCAGAAGTATGGGATTGTGAAACTATAGTGTCAACGTATTCAAATCTTGATAACCACCCTGGAAAAATTGTAGCTCCTGAAGCGAGGAGAAAAAAGTTGCTCCCTGCTATTTCTGAAGCTTCGCCTATAATATCCCTCAAAGGAAAAGCAAATCTTCCTGTAGACTATTTGCCTAGCAAGGGAAAGCATGCCTTGCTAAAGGAGGATAAGAAAAAGCAAGGTTCAGAAAAGGAGGGAAAGGACAACTCAATGAAGGAGCAGCTCAAAAGAAAGCAACATGGTCAAGAGTCAAaggaggaaaagaaagaaagaaag GCTGCTGTGAAGGAAGAACGGCGTGAGGCGCGCCGTATGAAAAAAGAAACGAAGGAGCTATACAAGTGTGAAGCACAGCGTGCCCAGAAGGTTGCTGCTTTTACCGGTCCATCTGCCATACATCTCAT GTGA